One Micromonospora sp. WMMD1120 genomic region harbors:
- a CDS encoding TraR/DksA C4-type zinc finger protein encodes MLVHDTVGSTRSQAEIDQIRQSLQARYDELTAEYDQAVLQSQVLRLVEVGDTAGDDQADSGTKTAERDTAQSLLRTILDRRAQYEHALGRLEEGTYGWCEGCSAAIPVERLEIFPSATTCVTCKQTRERRAA; translated from the coding sequence ATGCTCGTCCACGACACGGTCGGTTCGACCCGTTCCCAGGCGGAGATCGACCAGATCCGACAATCCCTCCAGGCGCGCTACGACGAGCTGACCGCGGAGTACGACCAGGCCGTGCTCCAGAGCCAGGTGCTGCGGCTGGTGGAGGTCGGCGACACCGCCGGCGACGACCAGGCCGACAGCGGCACCAAGACGGCCGAGCGGGACACCGCCCAGTCGCTGCTGCGCACCATCCTCGACCGTCGCGCCCAGTACGAGCACGCGCTCGGCCGGCTGGAGGAGGGCACCTACGGCTGGTGCGAGGGTTGCTCGGCGGCGATCCCGGTGGAGCGGTTGGAGATCTTCCCGTCCGCCACCACGTGCGTGACGTGCAAGCAGACCCGCGAGCGGCGGGCGGCCTGA
- a CDS encoding DUF2267 domain-containing protein, with translation MADAMLTAFESSLDKTNLILKDIEAAYGWPKERRNQSYAALRTVLHLLRDRLAVDESVEFAQQLPVLVRGIYFDGWVPSDVPIKLNRDDFLYEVRQGFPYDAEGGAERVTQVVLDTLRRHVTQGEWQDVKATMPKDLAVLLP, from the coding sequence ATGGCTGACGCGATGCTTACCGCGTTCGAGTCCTCTCTGGACAAGACGAACCTCATCCTCAAGGACATCGAGGCCGCCTACGGGTGGCCCAAGGAGCGGCGCAACCAGTCGTACGCGGCCCTGCGCACGGTGCTGCACCTGCTGCGCGACCGGCTGGCGGTGGACGAGAGCGTCGAGTTCGCCCAGCAGTTGCCGGTGCTGGTGCGGGGGATCTACTTCGACGGCTGGGTGCCGTCGGACGTGCCGATCAAGCTCAACCGGGACGACTTCCTCTACGAGGTCCGGCAGGGCTTCCCGTATGACGCCGAGGGCGGCGCGGAGCGGGTGACGCAGGTGGTGCTGGACACCCTGCGCCGGCACGTCACCCAGGGCGAGTGGCAGGACGTGAAGGCCACCATGCCCAAGGATCTCGCCGTGTTGCTGCCCTGA
- a CDS encoding DUF72 domain-containing protein has product MGDILVGTASWTDRTLLDSGWYPQTADTPEKRLAYYARQFPLVEVDATYYSPPAEATARLWVERTPAHFTFNIKAFSLLTGHPTRVSALYKDLRPETDKKNVYPDDLPAQSYEEVWTRFLSALDPLVEAGKLGALLFQFPPWFTIKRANKQYLLEVARRCAPLRPVFEFRHASWFDGDNADETLAFLREHALPYVCVDMPQGHRSSLPPVLAATADLAVMRFHGHSDKWTSKDIHEKFGYHYSKRELADWAPKLRELADEAGQTHVLMNNCYRDYAQTNAATLAGLLDAN; this is encoded by the coding sequence ATGGGTGACATCCTCGTGGGCACCGCGTCCTGGACCGACCGGACACTGCTGGACTCGGGCTGGTACCCGCAGACCGCGGACACCCCGGAGAAGCGGCTGGCGTACTACGCCCGGCAGTTCCCGCTGGTCGAGGTGGACGCCACCTACTACTCGCCGCCGGCCGAGGCGACCGCCCGGCTGTGGGTCGAGCGCACCCCTGCCCACTTCACCTTCAACATCAAGGCGTTCAGCCTGCTGACCGGGCACCCGACCCGGGTGAGCGCGCTCTACAAGGACCTCCGCCCGGAGACCGACAAGAAGAACGTCTACCCCGACGACCTGCCCGCGCAGTCGTACGAGGAGGTGTGGACGCGCTTCCTGTCCGCGCTGGACCCGCTGGTCGAGGCGGGCAAGCTGGGCGCGCTGCTGTTCCAGTTCCCGCCCTGGTTCACCATCAAGCGGGCCAACAAGCAGTACCTGCTGGAGGTGGCCAGGCGCTGCGCGCCGCTGCGCCCGGTCTTCGAGTTCCGGCACGCCTCCTGGTTCGACGGCGACAACGCCGACGAGACGCTCGCGTTCCTGCGTGAGCACGCACTGCCGTACGTCTGCGTGGACATGCCGCAGGGCCACCGCTCGTCGCTGCCCCCGGTGCTGGCCGCCACCGCGGACCTCGCGGTGATGCGCTTCCACGGGCACAGCGACAAGTGGACCAGCAAGGACATCCACGAGAAGTTCGGCTACCACTACTCCAAGCGGGAGTTGGCCGACTGGGCGCCGAAGCTGCGCGAGCTGGCCGACGAGGCCGGCCAGACCCACGTCCTGATGAACAACTGCTACCGCGACTACGCGCAGACCAACGCGGCGACGCTCGCCGGCCTCCTCGACGCGAACTGA
- a CDS encoding DUF72 domain-containing protein, with product MILVGTSGWQYRDWRGRFYPDRLPQRLWLEHFAAGFATVEVNNAFYRLPERDTFAAWRARTPADFCVAVKMSRYLTHIKRLRDPAEPVARFLDRATALGDRLGPVLVQLPPNLRADVDALDATLRLFPAEVRVAVEPRHPSWWTDATRAVLERRRAALVWADRLGRPVAPRWRTTDFGYLRLHEGRARPWPRYGRTALRSWVSRLTDAFGPDEPAYVYFNNDPGGAAIVDAVAFAALARRAGHPVSRVPDPLPADG from the coding sequence GTGATCCTGGTGGGCACGTCCGGCTGGCAGTACCGGGACTGGCGGGGCCGCTTCTATCCCGACCGGCTGCCGCAGCGGCTCTGGTTGGAGCACTTCGCGGCCGGGTTCGCCACCGTCGAGGTCAACAACGCCTTCTACCGGCTGCCCGAGCGGGACACCTTCGCCGCCTGGCGGGCGCGCACCCCGGCGGACTTCTGCGTGGCGGTGAAGATGAGCCGCTACCTGACCCACATCAAGCGCCTGCGCGACCCGGCCGAGCCGGTGGCCCGGTTCCTCGACCGCGCGACGGCGCTCGGCGACCGGCTCGGTCCGGTGCTCGTGCAACTACCGCCGAATCTCCGCGCGGACGTCGACGCGCTGGACGCGACGCTGCGGCTGTTCCCGGCCGAGGTGCGGGTCGCGGTCGAGCCGCGGCACCCGTCCTGGTGGACCGACGCCACCCGGGCGGTGCTGGAACGACGCCGGGCGGCGCTGGTGTGGGCGGACCGGCTGGGCCGGCCGGTCGCTCCGCGCTGGCGCACCACCGACTTCGGCTACCTGCGGTTGCACGAGGGGCGCGCGCGACCCTGGCCACGCTACGGGCGCACCGCCCTGCGGTCCTGGGTCAGCCGACTGACCGACGCCTTCGGCCCGGACGAGCCGGCGTACGTCTACTTCAACAACGACCCGGGCGGCGCCGCCATCGTGGACGCGGTCGCGTTCGCGGCGCTGGCCCGACGGGCCGGGCACCCGGTGTCGCGGGTGCCCGACCCGCTCCCCGCCGACGGCTGA
- a CDS encoding uridine kinase, which translates to MRIRPISPDLLVTELAGRLADAAIRAATDAAGPARLRVAVDGAPAAGVDELAAALVDPLRARGRPVLHVRAADFLRPASLRFELGRTNPDSFYEGWVDEAGLRREVLEPAGPGGTGRLLPSLWDTAVDRASRAGYVDLAPGGVVLVSGPLLLGGALPFDVTVHLELSPAALRRRTEAAQEWTLPAFDRYAEEVVPASFADVVVRADDPRRPALVEPFADA; encoded by the coding sequence GTGCGCATTCGCCCCATCTCGCCCGACCTGCTCGTCACCGAGCTGGCCGGCCGGCTGGCCGACGCGGCGATCCGCGCCGCGACCGACGCCGCCGGTCCCGCGCGGCTGCGCGTGGCGGTGGACGGCGCACCCGCCGCCGGCGTCGACGAGCTGGCCGCCGCGCTCGTCGACCCGCTGCGCGCCCGGGGTCGCCCGGTCCTGCACGTGCGCGCCGCCGACTTCCTGCGCCCCGCGTCGCTCCGCTTCGAGCTGGGGCGTACCAACCCGGACTCCTTCTACGAGGGCTGGGTCGACGAGGCCGGGCTGCGCCGGGAGGTGCTCGAGCCGGCCGGGCCGGGCGGCACCGGTCGACTGCTTCCGTCCCTCTGGGACACCGCTGTCGACCGGGCCAGCCGGGCCGGCTACGTCGACCTGGCGCCCGGCGGGGTGGTCCTGGTCAGCGGCCCGCTGCTGCTCGGCGGCGCTCTGCCCTTCGACGTCACCGTCCACCTGGAGCTGTCCCCGGCGGCGCTGCGCCGGCGCACCGAGGCCGCCCAGGAGTGGACGCTGCCGGCCTTCGACAGGTACGCCGAGGAGGTCGTCCCGGCGAGCTTCGCCGATGTGGTGGTGCGGGCCGACGATCCCCGCCGACCCGCGCTCGTCGAGCCGTTCGCAGACGCCTGA